A stretch of the Pseudomonas helvetica genome encodes the following:
- a CDS encoding SDR family oxidoreductase produces the protein MAFDSIFKPELFSGQRIIVTGGGSGIGRCTAHELAALGAHVLLIGRKPEKLQKVAAEIIEDGGKADWQACDIRDEEAVTQLVGQLIKDHGPIHGLVNNAGGQYPAPLASINQKGFETVLRTNLVGGFLMAREVFNQSMSKYGGSIVNMLADMWGGMPGMGHSGAARSGMDNFTKTAAVEWGYAGVRVNAVAPGWIASSGMDTYEGAFKALIPTLREHVPLKRIGTESEVSAAIVFLLSPAAAFISGSTLRIDGAASLGGRAWPLHKAQHSESFNGFHRAGLPDVLKGED, from the coding sequence GTGGCCTTTGATTCGATATTCAAACCCGAGCTGTTTTCCGGCCAGAGGATTATTGTCACCGGTGGCGGCAGTGGCATCGGCCGTTGCACCGCGCATGAGCTGGCAGCCCTCGGCGCCCATGTATTGCTGATCGGGCGCAAACCCGAGAAGCTGCAAAAGGTCGCGGCGGAAATCATCGAGGACGGTGGCAAGGCGGATTGGCAGGCCTGCGACATTCGCGATGAAGAAGCGGTCACGCAATTGGTCGGGCAACTGATCAAGGACCACGGGCCGATTCATGGCCTGGTCAATAATGCTGGCGGCCAATACCCGGCGCCCTTGGCCTCGATCAATCAGAAAGGTTTCGAAACCGTGCTGCGGACCAATCTGGTGGGCGGGTTCCTGATGGCCCGCGAGGTGTTCAATCAGTCGATGAGCAAGTACGGTGGCAGCATCGTCAACATGCTTGCCGACATGTGGGGTGGCATGCCCGGCATGGGCCATTCGGGCGCGGCGCGTTCGGGCATGGACAACTTCACCAAGACCGCCGCGGTCGAGTGGGGTTACGCCGGTGTGCGGGTCAACGCGGTGGCGCCTGGCTGGATTGCCTCCAGCGGCATGGACACCTACGAAGGTGCGTTCAAAGCGCTGATCCCGACCCTGCGCGAACACGTGCCGCTCAAGCGGATTGGCACTGAATCGGAAGTCAGCGCGGCGATCGTTTTCCTGCTGAGCCCGGCGGCGGCCTTTATCAGTGGCAGCACACTGCGGATCGACGGTGCGGCGAGCCTCGGCGGTCGCGCCTGGCCACTGCACAAGGCGCAGCACAGTGAATCCTTCAATGGCTTTCACCGCGCAGGCTTACCCGATGTGCTCAAGGGCGAGGACTGA
- a CDS encoding acyclic terpene utilization AtuA family protein: MNKTVRIGCASAFWGDTSTAAAQLVDGAQLDYLVFDYLAEITMSLLAGARMKDPQAGYATDFVEVLSPLLKQLCEQNIRVISNAGGVNPLACAAALQAACDKAGVPLKIAVLLGDDLQPQFKQLATSGVKEMFSGAPLPPMCVSTNAYLGAPGIVEALRLGADIVITGRVVDSAVVSAALVHEFSWSWQDYNKLAQAALAGHLIECGAQCTGGNFTDWQKVPDYEHIGFPIVEVSADGQFIVSKPEGTGGLVTPLSVGEQLLYEIGNPRAYLLPDVVCDFSLVKLQQHANNAVHVHGAKGLPPPRQYKVCATWPDGFRCTASCLIAGIDAVAKARRVSQAIIAKTSEMFSQRGWAPYSEVNIELLGSEATYGPHGQRQDSREVVIKLAVRHPDKQALILFSREIAQAATGMAPGLTGIVGGRPTVYPLIRLFSFLIDKNTCMLEVDLQGQRYPCALPALDHLDVADLPLPFDPPKPHARADASVALVKLAVARSGDKGNHSNIGVMARAPEYLPWIAEALTPAVIVDWMSHVLDPIHGRVERWYLPGTHSLNFLLENALGGGGVASLRIDPQGKAFAQQLLEIQIPVPQGIADQVK, encoded by the coding sequence ATGAACAAAACCGTTCGTATCGGCTGCGCCAGTGCCTTCTGGGGCGATACCTCGACCGCCGCCGCGCAATTGGTTGACGGTGCCCAGCTGGACTATCTGGTGTTCGACTATCTGGCAGAAATCACTATGTCGCTGCTGGCCGGCGCACGGATGAAAGATCCCCAGGCCGGTTACGCGACCGACTTCGTCGAAGTCCTCAGCCCGCTCCTCAAGCAACTTTGCGAACAGAACATCCGCGTGATCAGCAACGCCGGCGGGGTCAACCCACTGGCCTGCGCAGCAGCGCTGCAAGCGGCGTGCGATAAAGCCGGTGTGCCACTGAAGATCGCCGTGTTGCTCGGTGATGACCTGCAACCGCAGTTCAAGCAATTGGCTACCAGCGGCGTAAAGGAAATGTTCAGCGGCGCCCCACTGCCGCCAATGTGCGTGTCGACCAACGCCTACCTCGGCGCCCCCGGCATCGTCGAGGCGCTACGCCTGGGTGCGGACATCGTTATCACCGGCCGGGTGGTCGACAGCGCCGTGGTCAGCGCGGCATTGGTGCATGAGTTCAGCTGGTCGTGGCAGGACTACAACAAACTGGCCCAAGCCGCGCTGGCCGGGCACCTCATCGAATGCGGTGCACAGTGCACCGGCGGCAACTTCACCGATTGGCAAAAAGTGCCCGACTACGAACACATCGGTTTCCCCATCGTCGAAGTCAGCGCCGACGGCCAGTTCATCGTCAGTAAACCCGAAGGTACCGGCGGTTTGGTCACACCGCTGAGCGTCGGCGAGCAACTGCTGTACGAAATCGGCAATCCTCGCGCCTATCTGCTGCCCGATGTGGTCTGCGATTTCAGCCTGGTCAAACTCCAGCAACACGCCAACAACGCCGTGCATGTACACGGCGCCAAAGGCTTGCCACCGCCCCGTCAATACAAGGTCTGCGCGACCTGGCCGGACGGCTTTCGCTGCACCGCCAGCTGCCTTATCGCCGGGATCGACGCGGTGGCCAAGGCACGTCGGGTGAGCCAGGCGATCATTGCCAAGACCTCGGAAATGTTCAGCCAACGCGGCTGGGCGCCCTACAGCGAAGTGAACATTGAGCTACTCGGCAGCGAAGCGACTTATGGTCCGCATGGCCAACGCCAGGACAGCCGCGAAGTAGTGATCAAACTGGCGGTGCGGCACCCGGACAAACAAGCGCTGATCCTGTTTTCCCGTGAGATCGCTCAAGCCGCCACCGGTATGGCGCCGGGGTTGACCGGAATCGTCGGAGGCCGGCCAACCGTGTACCCATTGATCCGTCTGTTCTCGTTCCTGATCGACAAAAATACCTGCATGCTGGAAGTCGACCTGCAAGGCCAACGTTATCCCTGCGCCCTGCCTGCCCTCGATCACCTCGACGTTGCCGACCTGCCGCTGCCCTTTGATCCGCCCAAACCCCACGCTCGCGCCGACGCCAGTGTGGCGCTGGTGAAACTCGCGGTGGCGCGCTCCGGCGACAAGGGCAATCACAGCAACATCGGCGTCATGGCCCGCGCCCCCGAATACCTGCCGTGGATCGCCGAAGCACTGACACCTGCGGTGATCGTCGACTGGATGAGTCACGTGCTTGACCCGATCCACGGACGTGTCGAGCGCTGGTATTTACCCGGTACTCACAGCCTGAACTTTCTCCTGGAAAACGCCCTCGGTGGCGGTGGCGTGGCCAGCCTGCGAATCGACCCGCAAGGCAAGGCGTTCGCCCAGCAGCTATTGGAAATCCAGATCCCGGTGCCGCAAGGCATCGCTGACCAAGTCAAGTAG
- a CDS encoding TetR/AcrR family transcriptional regulator, producing the protein MDEQKALLVMRELVDNGQLTDPDSARGKLLQMAAHLFRNKGYERTTVRDLASAVGIQSGSIFHHFKSKDEILRAVMEETIRYNTALMRASLAQATNVRERVLALIRCELQSIMGGSGEAMTVLVYEWRSLSQEGQAQVLALRDIYEQIWLQVLGEAKDAGFIRGDVFITRRFLTGALSWTTTWFRPDGSMSLDQLADEALILVLEEK; encoded by the coding sequence GTGGACGAGCAAAAAGCCCTGCTGGTAATGCGCGAGTTGGTCGACAACGGGCAACTGACCGATCCCGACAGCGCTCGCGGCAAACTGCTGCAAATGGCCGCTCACCTGTTTCGCAACAAGGGCTACGAGCGCACTACGGTGCGTGACCTGGCCAGTGCGGTCGGGATTCAGTCGGGAAGCATTTTTCATCACTTCAAAAGCAAGGATGAAATCCTGCGGGCGGTGATGGAAGAAACCATTCGCTACAACACCGCATTGATGCGCGCCTCCCTGGCGCAAGCGACCAATGTGCGCGAGCGGGTGCTGGCACTGATCCGCTGTGAGTTGCAGTCGATCATGGGCGGCAGCGGCGAAGCAATGACGGTGCTGGTCTACGAATGGCGTTCGCTTTCGCAAGAAGGTCAGGCCCAGGTGCTAGCGCTGCGCGATATCTATGAGCAGATCTGGTTGCAGGTACTGGGTGAGGCGAAAGACGCCGGTTTCATTCGCGGCGACGTATTTATTACCCGACGTTTTCTAACCGGCGCGCTGTCCTGGACCACCACCTGGTTTCGGCCGGATGGCAGCATGAGCCTCGATCAATTGGCCGACGAAGCCTTGATTCTGGTGTTGGAAGAAAAGTGA
- a CDS encoding ABC transporter substrate-binding protein produces MSSPVRKALRISLMALGALSVLPVSAAQVVQVGAAHFPPYTVRPENGDDTGLLPQLVEALNHSQTDYEFKLVPTSLQRRFGDFQDGRTDMAIFENPEWGWKDIPHSTVDMGLEDAEIFVAQSKPDRQQGYFTDLKGKRLALYSGYHYEFANFNNDPQFLKDSYNATLTTSHDSNILMVLRNRADIALVTRSYLYDYLLRNEKVRPQLLVSQRIDQVYHHYALLRPQAPISAETFGKLLQGLRDNGQMLKIFDPYKIAIVPVPKS; encoded by the coding sequence ATGTCTTCGCCAGTTCGGAAGGCTTTACGGATTTCGCTGATGGCGCTGGGTGCGCTATCCGTACTCCCGGTTTCGGCCGCACAAGTAGTGCAGGTGGGCGCTGCGCACTTTCCGCCGTACACCGTTCGACCGGAGAATGGCGACGATACCGGGTTGCTACCGCAGTTGGTCGAGGCGCTGAACCACTCGCAAACCGACTATGAGTTCAAACTCGTGCCGACTTCCTTGCAGCGTCGATTCGGTGATTTCCAGGATGGCCGGACTGACATGGCAATCTTCGAAAATCCGGAGTGGGGTTGGAAGGATATCCCGCACAGCACCGTCGACATGGGGCTGGAAGATGCTGAAATCTTTGTCGCACAGAGCAAGCCGGATCGTCAGCAGGGTTACTTCACCGATTTGAAAGGCAAGCGTCTGGCGCTGTACAGCGGTTATCACTATGAATTTGCCAATTTCAATAACGATCCGCAATTTCTCAAGGACAGTTACAACGCGACGCTCACGACTTCTCACGACAGCAATATTTTAATGGTTCTGCGCAATCGCGCCGACATTGCACTGGTCACACGTTCGTACCTCTACGATTACCTGCTGCGCAATGAAAAGGTCAGGCCGCAGTTGTTGGTATCCCAGCGCATCGATCAGGTTTATCACCATTACGCGTTGTTACGTCCGCAAGCGCCGATCAGCGCGGAAACCTTCGGCAAGTTGCTGCAGGGGTTGCGGGATAACGGGCAGATGCTGAAGATTTTCGATCCGTACAAGATTGCCATCGTGCCGGTGCCTAAAAGCTGA
- a CDS encoding RNA polymerase factor sigma-70 has translation MTEPVTTSRCDSPLLQAFVNNRLILVKIAARITGCRSRAEDVVQDAFFRLQSAPQITSSFKAQLSYLFQIVRNLAIDHYRRQALEQKYSGTEEEGLNVVIHDASPETSHINFSILENIADALGQLPSRTRYAFEMYRLHGVPQKDIAKELGVSPTLVNFMIRDALVHCRKVSGKRSDTFARR, from the coding sequence ATGACGGAACCAGTAACCACAAGCAGGTGCGACTCACCCTTACTCCAGGCGTTCGTTAATAATCGACTGATTCTGGTCAAAATCGCAGCCCGCATTACCGGCTGCCGATCCCGCGCTGAAGATGTCGTTCAGGATGCGTTTTTCAGGCTGCAATCAGCACCGCAAATCACCTCCTCGTTCAAGGCTCAGCTCAGCTACCTGTTTCAGATCGTACGTAACCTGGCGATTGACCACTACCGCAGACAGGCGCTGGAACAAAAGTATTCGGGCACCGAAGAAGAAGGCTTGAACGTGGTCATTCACGATGCCTCGCCAGAAACCTCGCACATCAACTTCTCGATTCTGGAAAACATTGCCGATGCCCTCGGCCAATTACCGAGTCGCACCCGCTACGCCTTCGAGATGTATCGCCTGCACGGCGTGCCGCAAAAGGACATCGCCAAGGAACTCGGCGTGTCGCCGACCCTGGTGAACTTCATGATTCGTGATGCCCTGGTGCATTGCCGCAAGGTTTCGGGCAAGCGCAGCGATACGTTCGCCCGCCGCTAA
- a CDS encoding alpha/beta fold hydrolase: protein MPFATIDGQSLHYVDQGTGPVVLLAGSYLWDQTMWAPQIVALSQHYRVIAVDLWGHGESGPLPEGMTSLDDQARQVLALLDHLDIDRVALVGLSVGGMWGVRLALSAPQRLNGLVLMDTYVGVEPEPTRQYYFSLFKQIEDSGVISPQLLDIVVPIFFRPGIDPQSALYQDFRARLAALPPERLRESIVPMGRITFGRDDLLPRLGELNPETTLLMCGDQDKPRPPSETREMAELIGCPYLLVPEAGHISNLENPEFVTKALLKFLAERT, encoded by the coding sequence ATGCCCTTCGCTACGATTGATGGACAATCGCTTCACTACGTCGACCAAGGCACTGGTCCGGTGGTGCTGTTGGCGGGTAGTTACTTGTGGGACCAGACCATGTGGGCGCCGCAGATTGTGGCGTTGTCGCAACACTATCGGGTGATTGCCGTGGACCTGTGGGGGCACGGGGAGTCCGGGCCGTTACCTGAGGGCATGACTTCGCTGGATGATCAGGCGCGGCAGGTACTGGCGTTGCTTGATCATCTGGATATTGACCGCGTCGCCCTGGTCGGGCTTTCGGTCGGCGGCATGTGGGGCGTGCGTCTGGCGCTGTCGGCCCCACAGCGCCTCAACGGCCTGGTGTTGATGGACACCTATGTCGGTGTCGAGCCCGAGCCGACTCGCCAGTACTATTTCTCGCTGTTCAAGCAGATCGAAGACAGCGGTGTTATCTCGCCGCAGTTACTCGATATCGTGGTGCCGATTTTCTTCCGTCCAGGCATCGACCCTCAGTCGGCGCTTTATCAGGATTTCCGCGCCAGGCTGGCCGCGCTGCCGCCTGAGCGTTTGCGTGAAAGCATTGTGCCGATGGGGCGCATTACGTTTGGTCGTGATGATCTGCTGCCGCGTCTGGGCGAGCTGAATCCTGAAACCACGCTGCTGATGTGCGGTGATCAGGACAAACCGCGACCACCGTCGGAAACCAGGGAAATGGCCGAGTTGATCGGTTGCCCGTATCTGTTGGTGCCGGAGGCAGGGCACATTTCGAACCTGGAGAATCCTGAGTTCGTCACCAAGGCGCTGCTGAAGTTTCTGGCGGAGAGAACTTAG
- the dsbG gene encoding thiol:disulfide interchange protein DsbG, whose protein sequence is MPRLRHLLTLSLGAALLQIPMLQAEELPAAIRKIEEKGAKIIGSFDAPDGLRGYAAQYQNRGMALYLTPDGKHVLLGNLYDADGKDLSAEPLQKLVYAPMAKEVWAKMEASNWIADGSKDAPRTVYLFSDPNCPYCNMFWEQARPWVKAGKVQLRHIMVGIIREDSPGKSAALLASKDPGKALEEHEKAGKQSSLKALTSIPAAIQAKLDANMKLMEELELSATPAIFYMDDKGELQQQQGAPSPEKLVKILGPK, encoded by the coding sequence ATGCCCCGCCTCCGCCACCTGCTGACGCTGTCCCTGGGCGCAGCGCTGCTGCAAATCCCGATGCTGCAGGCCGAAGAGCTGCCTGCGGCGATCCGCAAGATCGAAGAAAAAGGTGCGAAAATCATCGGCAGTTTCGATGCGCCTGATGGCTTGCGTGGTTATGCCGCGCAGTACCAGAACCGCGGCATGGCCTTGTACCTGACGCCCGACGGCAAGCACGTGCTGCTCGGCAACCTGTACGACGCCGATGGCAAGGACCTGAGTGCCGAGCCGCTGCAAAAACTGGTCTACGCGCCAATGGCCAAGGAAGTCTGGGCGAAGATGGAAGCCAGCAACTGGATCGCCGACGGCAGCAAGGATGCACCGCGCACCGTCTACCTGTTCAGCGACCCGAACTGCCCTTACTGCAATATGTTCTGGGAGCAGGCCCGGCCGTGGGTGAAGGCCGGCAAAGTGCAGCTGCGGCACATCATGGTCGGGATCATCCGAGAGGACAGCCCGGGTAAATCCGCCGCCCTGTTGGCCAGCAAAGACCCGGGCAAGGCCCTGGAGGAACACGAGAAGGCGGGCAAGCAAAGCTCGTTGAAAGCGCTGACAAGCATTCCCGCCGCGATCCAGGCCAAACTCGACGCCAATATGAAGCTGATGGAAGAGCTCGAATTGTCCGCCACTCCGGCCATCTTCTACATGGACGACAAGGGTGAGTTGCAACAACAGCAAGGCGCGCCGTCGCCGGAAAAACTGGTGAAGATTCTCGGGCCGAAGTAG
- a CDS encoding TlpA disulfide reductase family protein, translating to MLTFTLGTFAIALNHLLLISALALATLVGWRVAKRGGENPESVLFSLFLLGLLAARVGFVLTYWAHYRDDPWQIIDLRDGGFLAWPGVIALLLATLLRGWRRPALRKPLGAGVGSGLLFWLLASLSLNLYEQGTRLPDIVLRNAAGETVQLADYQGGPLVINLWATWCPPCRREMPVLENAQQHRPDLTFLFVNQAESMQSVSTFLATQGLSLSNVLFDGGGRLSQAVGSMALPTTLFYSAEGRMLGSHLGELSEASLARALENFDSPTSAIQATPSRKLPCPASATC from the coding sequence ATGCTGACCTTTACCCTCGGCACCTTTGCCATTGCGCTCAACCACCTGCTGCTGATCAGTGCCCTGGCACTGGCCACCCTGGTCGGCTGGCGGGTGGCCAAGCGCGGTGGCGAGAACCCCGAGTCGGTGCTGTTCAGCCTGTTCCTGCTGGGCCTGCTCGCGGCCAGAGTGGGATTCGTGCTCACCTACTGGGCCCACTACCGTGATGACCCGTGGCAGATCATCGACCTGCGCGATGGCGGTTTCCTCGCCTGGCCCGGGGTGATTGCCCTGCTGCTGGCAACACTGTTGCGGGGCTGGCGCCGACCGGCGCTGCGCAAACCGTTGGGCGCGGGCGTTGGCAGCGGCCTGTTGTTCTGGTTGCTGGCAAGTTTGTCCCTGAACCTCTACGAACAAGGCACGCGCCTGCCGGACATCGTCTTGCGCAACGCCGCCGGCGAAACCGTGCAACTGGCCGATTATCAGGGCGGCCCCTTGGTGATCAACCTGTGGGCCACCTGGTGCCCGCCCTGCCGGCGTGAAATGCCGGTGCTGGAGAACGCCCAGCAACATCGGCCCGACCTGACCTTTCTGTTCGTCAATCAGGCCGAAAGCATGCAAAGCGTCAGCACCTTCCTCGCAACCCAAGGCCTGAGCCTTTCCAATGTGCTGTTCGATGGCGGCGGCCGACTGAGTCAGGCCGTTGGCTCCATGGCGCTACCGACTACGCTGTTCTACAGCGCCGAAGGCCGAATGCTCGGTAGCCACCTAGGTGAATTATCGGAAGCCAGCCTGGCCCGTGCCCTGGAAAACTTCGACTCCCCAACTTCTGCCATACAGGCCACACCTTCAAGGAAACTGCCATGCCCCGCCTCCGCCACCTGCTGA
- the dsbD gene encoding protein-disulfide reductase DsbD has translation MRRLFLLFFLFIAGLAQAASNPFDTKADFLPVGKAFVFTSERLESGETQLFWQIADGYYLYQQRMKFDGLPEADKPPLPLGEAHSDEFFGDQQVYRQGLELKVPAGASGQIKVGFQGCADAGLCYPPQTQVIDLGGSTAAVNAAQAPDEALASGLQQRALGWSLLVFFGLGLLLAFAPCSLPMLPILAGLIVGSGASPKRGFALAGSYVVCMALVYAALGVVAALLGANLQALLQNVWLLGSFAVVFVLLSLPMFGFFELQLPVALRDRLENASRKQGGGSLIGAGVLGALSGLLVGPCMTAPLAGALLYIAQSGNALHGGLILFAMGIGIGLPLLLLVTVGNRFLPKPGTWMNLLKGIFGFLFLGTALVMVRPVLDESLWIGLWGALLLIIAYSAWRQTGGFGRAAHVFGGMALLSGLWGSLLLIGAAGGSDDLFNPLQVYSAQASTRVAGPTADDAFITVKDPAALQHELDTARAQGQWVLLDYYADWCVSCKIMEKQVFGKPQVMDALKDVRLLRLDVTADNAASRELLGHYKVPGPPSLLWIGTDGIERRSQRITGEVDAAGFLQRWNMTRDAR, from the coding sequence ATGCGTCGTCTGTTTCTACTGTTTTTTCTTTTCATCGCAGGGCTGGCCCAGGCCGCGTCGAACCCGTTCGACACCAAAGCTGATTTCCTGCCGGTCGGCAAAGCCTTTGTTTTTACCTCCGAACGCCTTGAATCCGGCGAAACCCAACTCTTCTGGCAAATTGCCGACGGCTACTACCTGTATCAGCAACGGATGAAGTTCGACGGTTTACCCGAGGCGGATAAACCGCCGCTGCCGTTGGGTGAAGCCCACAGTGACGAGTTTTTTGGTGATCAGCAGGTGTATCGCCAGGGCCTGGAGTTGAAAGTCCCGGCCGGCGCCAGTGGCCAGATCAAAGTGGGGTTTCAGGGCTGTGCCGATGCCGGTTTATGTTATCCGCCACAAACTCAGGTGATCGACCTCGGTGGTAGCACGGCGGCGGTCAATGCCGCGCAAGCACCAGATGAAGCCTTGGCCAGCGGTCTGCAACAGCGGGCGCTGGGCTGGAGTTTGCTGGTGTTCTTTGGTCTGGGACTGTTGCTGGCTTTCGCGCCTTGCTCGTTACCGATGCTGCCGATTCTCGCCGGTTTGATCGTCGGCAGCGGCGCCAGCCCCAAGCGTGGTTTCGCTTTGGCCGGCAGTTATGTGGTCTGCATGGCGCTGGTGTACGCGGCGCTGGGCGTAGTAGCCGCGTTGCTCGGTGCGAACTTGCAGGCCTTGTTGCAGAACGTCTGGTTGCTCGGCAGTTTCGCCGTGGTGTTTGTGTTGTTGTCGTTGCCGATGTTCGGCTTCTTCGAACTGCAACTGCCAGTCGCGCTGCGTGACCGTCTGGAAAACGCCAGTCGCAAGCAAGGCGGCGGCAGCCTGATCGGTGCCGGGGTGCTCGGCGCCTTGTCCGGATTGCTGGTCGGCCCGTGCATGACCGCGCCGCTGGCTGGAGCCTTGCTGTACATCGCCCAGAGCGGTAACGCGCTGCACGGAGGGCTGATCCTGTTCGCCATGGGCATCGGCATCGGCTTGCCGCTGCTGTTGCTGGTGACCGTCGGCAACCGCTTCCTGCCCAAACCCGGCACCTGGATGAACCTGCTCAAAGGCATCTTCGGTTTCCTGTTCCTCGGTACCGCGCTGGTGATGGTGCGGCCAGTGCTTGATGAGTCGCTATGGATTGGTCTATGGGGTGCGCTGCTGTTGATCATCGCCTACAGCGCCTGGCGCCAGACCGGTGGATTCGGCCGCGCCGCCCATGTGTTCGGTGGCATGGCGCTGCTTTCCGGATTGTGGGGCAGCCTGCTGTTGATCGGTGCTGCGGGTGGCAGCGATGACCTGTTCAATCCATTGCAGGTTTACAGTGCACAGGCATCGACCCGCGTCGCCGGCCCCACGGCTGACGACGCCTTCATCACCGTCAAGGATCCCGCTGCGCTGCAACACGAACTCGACACTGCCCGCGCCCAGGGCCAGTGGGTGCTGCTGGACTACTACGCTGACTGGTGTGTGTCGTGCAAGATCATGGAGAAACAGGTGTTCGGCAAACCCCAGGTAATGGATGCGCTGAAAGATGTCCGCTTGCTGCGCCTGGACGTGACCGCCGACAATGCTGCCAGCCGTGAACTGCTCGGCCATTACAAAGTGCCGGGGCCGCCAAGCCTGTTGTGGATCGGCACCGACGGCATCGAGCGCCGTAGCCAGCGCATCACCGGAGAGGTGGATGCCGCCGGTTTCCTCCAACGCTGGAACATGACTCGGGACGCTCGTTAA
- a CDS encoding response regulator: MHVLVCEDDELIASGIVAGLTAQGLTVEHVATASAARAMLKVAKFDVMVLDLGLPDEDGLKLLQQLRHHGLEIPVLILTARDSVTDRVDGLQAGADDYLLKPFDLRELAARLHTLLRRVAGRSVNLIEHGALTYDPSSRETLLAGQPVDLSRREQSLLQALLHNRGRVLSTEQLKDSVYGFNDELESNALNVHIHHLRRKLGNGIVETVRGLGYRLGPADGGEQSK, encoded by the coding sequence ATGCACGTACTTGTCTGTGAAGACGATGAGCTGATCGCCAGCGGCATCGTTGCCGGCCTCACGGCCCAGGGCCTGACCGTGGAGCATGTCGCCACGGCTTCGGCTGCCCGGGCGATGCTCAAGGTTGCCAAGTTCGACGTGATGGTGCTCGACCTGGGGCTGCCGGACGAAGACGGTCTGAAGCTGCTGCAGCAGTTGCGTCATCACGGCCTGGAGATTCCGGTGCTGATTCTGACCGCGCGCGATTCGGTGACCGACCGCGTCGATGGCCTGCAAGCGGGCGCCGATGACTATCTGCTCAAGCCCTTTGACCTGCGTGAATTGGCTGCGCGTCTGCACACCTTGCTGCGGCGTGTGGCGGGGCGCAGCGTCAATCTGATCGAGCATGGCGCCCTGACTTACGATCCGAGCAGCCGCGAAACGCTGCTGGCCGGTCAACCGGTAGACCTGTCGCGCCGCGAGCAATCGTTGTTGCAAGCCTTGCTGCACAACCGTGGCCGGGTGCTGTCGACCGAGCAACTCAAGGACAGCGTTTACGGGTTCAACGATGAACTGGAAAGCAACGCCCTCAACGTACATATCCATCACCTGCGACGTAAACTCGGCAACGGCATCGTTGAAACCGTGCGCGGGCTGGGTTATCGCCTTGGGCCGGCGGATGGCGGAGAGCAATCGAAGTGA